One stretch of Amycolatopsis tolypomycina DNA includes these proteins:
- a CDS encoding homoserine dehydrogenase produces MAAPEERPAIRVALLGCGTVGGQVARLLTEQAEELAARAGAPVELAGIAVRRPDKHPELPPELLTADVEQLVTSDDVDVVVELVGGIEPVRGWLLAALKAGKSVVTANKALLAEHSADLFEAADAAGADLYFEAAVAGAIPLLRPLRESLAGDRITRVMGIVNGTTNYILSAMDSTGAGYAETLDEASRLGYAEADPTADVDGYDAASKAAILASLAFHTRVTASDVHREGIADVTAADLAAARMLGRTVKLLAICERVTDDDGVESVSARVHPVMIPRSHQLAGVGGAFNAVYVEADAAGELMFYGQGAGGAPTASAVLGDLVAVARNRVVAGRGPRESAHAALPVRPMGQTPTRYHVSLSVADRAGVLAQVAQAFADHGVSIAAVRQSDVGDRASLVVVTHQAPDAALQSTVDEIGRLDVVHEVVSVMRVEGEDQ; encoded by the coding sequence GTGGCTGCCCCTGAGGAACGCCCGGCCATCCGCGTCGCGCTGCTCGGCTGCGGGACCGTCGGCGGCCAGGTCGCCCGGCTGCTCACCGAGCAGGCCGAGGAGCTGGCCGCGCGGGCGGGTGCGCCGGTCGAGCTGGCCGGCATCGCCGTCCGCCGCCCCGACAAGCACCCCGAGCTGCCGCCGGAGCTGTTGACCGCCGACGTCGAGCAGCTCGTGACCAGCGACGACGTCGACGTCGTGGTCGAGCTGGTCGGCGGGATCGAGCCGGTGCGCGGCTGGCTGCTCGCCGCGCTGAAGGCCGGGAAGTCCGTCGTCACGGCGAACAAGGCGCTGCTCGCCGAGCACTCCGCCGACCTGTTCGAGGCCGCCGACGCCGCGGGCGCCGACCTGTACTTCGAGGCCGCGGTGGCCGGGGCCATCCCGCTGCTGCGCCCGCTGCGCGAGTCCCTCGCCGGTGACCGGATCACCCGCGTGATGGGCATCGTCAACGGCACCACGAACTACATCCTGTCGGCGATGGACTCCACCGGCGCCGGTTACGCCGAGACGCTCGACGAGGCCAGCCGGCTCGGGTACGCCGAGGCCGACCCGACCGCCGACGTCGACGGCTACGACGCCGCGTCGAAGGCCGCGATCCTCGCCTCGCTCGCCTTCCACACCCGCGTGACGGCGTCGGACGTGCACCGCGAGGGCATCGCCGACGTCACCGCCGCCGACCTCGCCGCGGCCCGCATGCTCGGCCGCACGGTGAAGCTGCTGGCCATCTGCGAGCGGGTCACCGACGACGACGGCGTCGAGTCGGTGTCCGCCCGCGTGCACCCGGTGATGATCCCGCGCAGCCACCAGCTGGCCGGCGTCGGCGGCGCGTTCAACGCCGTCTACGTCGAGGCCGACGCCGCGGGCGAGCTGATGTTCTACGGCCAGGGCGCGGGCGGCGCGCCCACGGCCAGCGCGGTGCTCGGCGACCTCGTCGCGGTGGCCCGCAACCGGGTCGTCGCCGGCCGCGGCCCGCGCGAATCCGCGCACGCGGCCCTGCCGGTGCGGCCGATGGGCCAGACGCCGACTCGCTACCACGTCAGCCTGTCGGTGGCCGACCGCGCCGGGGTGCTCGCCCAGGTGGCGCAGGCCTTCGCCGACCACGGCGTCAGCATCGCGGCGGTCCGGCAGAGCGACGTCGGCGACCGCGCGAGCCTGGTCGTGGTGACGCACCAGGCGCCCGACGCGGCCCTGCAGTCCACTGTGGACGAGATCGGGCGGCTCGACGTCGTCCACGAAGTTGTCAGCGTGATGCGGGTGGAAGGCGAAGACCAGTGA
- the lysA gene encoding diaminopimelate decarboxylase yields MAHPAGPRHADVYPHADTSGLQPSGVEELDKLPAKVWPRNTFRAADGVVRIAGVDVRELAEQHGTPLFVVDEADFKSRCADYAEAFDDPSLVHYASKAFLSIEIARWVAEQGLSLDVCSGGELAVAQRADFPAERITFHGNNKSPAELEAAVVAGVGTVVLDSYFEIARLADIAARHDVVQPVLIRVTVGVEAHTHEFIATAHEDQKFGFSLAGGDAAEAVRRVLNARSLKLVGLHSHIGSQIFDADGFEVAARRVVGLLADLAKEHGPELLDQLSLVDLGGGFGIAYTEKDNPPPPAQMITQIREIVRKECAYAGLPVPRIAGEPGRAIAGPGTITLYEVGTIKDVSLGDESARRYVSVDGGMSDNIRTALYDAVYDVRVVSRSAGDAEQPVQAVLSRVVGKHCESGDIVVRDCWLPDTLAPGDLLAVAATGAYCYSMASTYNRMPRPAVVAVRNGSSRLLLRRETTDDMLRLEV; encoded by the coding sequence ATGGCGCACCCCGCGGGCCCCAGGCACGCCGACGTCTACCCCCACGCCGACACCTCCGGGCTGCAGCCGTCCGGGGTCGAGGAACTCGACAAGCTGCCGGCGAAAGTGTGGCCGCGCAACACCTTCCGCGCCGCGGACGGCGTCGTCCGGATCGCCGGCGTCGACGTCCGCGAGCTCGCCGAGCAGCACGGCACGCCACTGTTCGTCGTCGACGAAGCCGACTTCAAGTCCCGGTGCGCGGACTACGCCGAGGCCTTCGACGACCCGTCGCTCGTGCACTACGCGTCCAAGGCGTTCCTCTCCATCGAGATCGCCCGCTGGGTGGCCGAGCAGGGGCTGAGCCTCGACGTCTGCAGCGGCGGCGAGCTCGCCGTGGCGCAGCGCGCGGACTTCCCGGCGGAGCGGATCACCTTCCACGGCAACAACAAGTCGCCCGCGGAGCTCGAAGCCGCGGTCGTCGCCGGGGTCGGCACGGTCGTGCTCGACTCCTACTTCGAGATCGCCCGGCTGGCCGACATCGCCGCGCGCCACGACGTCGTGCAGCCGGTGCTGATCCGGGTCACCGTCGGCGTCGAGGCGCACACCCACGAGTTCATCGCGACCGCCCACGAGGACCAGAAGTTCGGCTTCTCCCTGGCCGGCGGTGACGCCGCCGAGGCGGTCCGCCGGGTGCTCAACGCGCGCTCGCTCAAGCTCGTCGGCCTGCACAGCCACATCGGTTCGCAGATCTTCGACGCCGACGGCTTCGAGGTCGCCGCCCGCCGCGTCGTCGGGCTGCTCGCCGACCTGGCCAAGGAACACGGCCCCGAGCTGCTCGACCAGCTGAGCCTGGTCGACCTCGGCGGCGGGTTCGGCATCGCCTACACCGAGAAGGACAACCCGCCGCCGCCCGCGCAGATGATCACGCAGATCCGCGAGATCGTCCGCAAGGAGTGCGCGTACGCGGGCCTGCCGGTGCCGCGGATCGCGGGCGAGCCGGGCCGCGCGATCGCCGGTCCGGGCACGATCACGCTCTACGAGGTCGGCACCATCAAGGACGTCTCGCTCGGCGACGAGTCGGCGCGGCGGTACGTCAGCGTCGACGGCGGGATGAGCGACAACATCCGCACCGCGCTCTACGACGCCGTGTACGACGTCCGGGTGGTTTCCCGCTCCGCGGGCGACGCCGAGCAGCCGGTGCAGGCCGTGTTGTCCCGGGTCGTGGGAAAACACTGTGAGTCCGGCGACATCGTCGTACGAGACTGCTGGCTGCCCGACACGCTGGCTCCCGGCGACCTGCTGGCGGTCGCGGCGACCGGCGCGTACTGCTATTCGATGGCGAGCACGTACAACCGGATGCCCCGCCCGGCCGTGGTCGCCGTGCGCAACGGCAGCTCGCGGCTGCTGCTGCGGCGGGAGACGACCGACGACATGCTCCGCCTGGAGGTCTGA
- the argS gene encoding arginine--tRNA ligase, whose translation MTPAALADLVRSSAVQVLAARGIDDAVLPEQVTIERPRNPEHGDYATNLALQVAKKAGLKPRDFAEALAEAVSADDGVASAEVAGPGFLNFRLAAAAQGDIVRQVLDAGAAYGRGDALAGTKINLEFVSANPTGPIHLGGTRWAAVGDALGRVLAAQGGDVTREYYFNDAGAQIDRFVRSLIAAAKGEPAPEDGYAGGYINDIAAEVIKAEPSALSLPEAERHETFRRIGINLMFGEIKQSLHKFGTDFDVYFHENSLHESGAVDAAVQELKDSGNLYFEDGAWWLKSKEYGDDKDRVVIKQDGNPAYIAGDLAYFKDKRNRGFDLCIYMLGADHHGYIARLKAAAAAFGDDPGTVEVLIGQMVNLVSEGKPVRMSKRAGTVITMEDLVEAVGVDPARYELIRYSVDSTLDVDLDLLRKHSNDNPVYYVQYAHARLASLQRNAADLGIKSTESTSDVDFGLLTLPAEGDLIRTIGEFPETVRRAAEMREPHRIARYLEELAGAYHKFYTVGRVLPMGDEEVTPLTHARLALCEAARQVLANGLALLGVSAPERM comes from the coding sequence GTGACTCCCGCCGCTCTCGCCGACCTGGTCCGCAGCTCCGCCGTGCAGGTGCTCGCCGCACGCGGCATCGACGACGCCGTGCTGCCGGAGCAGGTGACCATCGAACGCCCGCGCAACCCCGAACACGGCGATTACGCGACGAACCTCGCCCTCCAGGTGGCCAAGAAGGCCGGCCTCAAGCCCCGTGACTTCGCCGAGGCGCTGGCCGAGGCGGTCTCGGCCGACGACGGCGTCGCCTCCGCCGAGGTCGCCGGCCCCGGCTTCCTCAACTTCCGGCTCGCCGCGGCCGCCCAGGGCGACATCGTGCGCCAGGTGCTCGACGCCGGCGCCGCGTACGGCCGCGGCGACGCGCTGGCCGGCACGAAGATCAACCTCGAGTTCGTCTCGGCGAACCCGACCGGCCCGATCCACCTCGGCGGCACCCGCTGGGCCGCGGTCGGCGACGCGCTGGGCCGCGTGCTGGCCGCGCAGGGCGGCGACGTCACCCGCGAGTACTACTTCAACGACGCCGGCGCCCAGATCGACCGGTTCGTCCGGTCGCTGATCGCCGCCGCGAAGGGCGAGCCCGCGCCGGAGGACGGCTACGCGGGCGGCTACATCAACGACATCGCCGCCGAGGTCATCAAGGCCGAGCCGAGCGCGCTGTCGCTGCCCGAGGCCGAGCGCCACGAGACCTTCCGCCGGATCGGCATCAACCTGATGTTCGGCGAGATCAAGCAGAGCCTGCACAAGTTCGGCACCGACTTCGACGTCTACTTCCACGAGAACTCGCTGCACGAGTCCGGCGCGGTCGACGCCGCCGTCCAGGAGCTCAAGGACTCGGGGAACCTCTACTTCGAAGACGGCGCCTGGTGGCTGAAGTCGAAGGAGTACGGCGACGACAAGGACCGCGTCGTCATCAAGCAGGACGGCAACCCGGCCTACATCGCCGGTGACCTCGCCTACTTCAAGGACAAGCGCAACCGCGGCTTCGACCTGTGCATCTACATGCTCGGCGCCGACCACCACGGCTACATCGCGCGCCTCAAGGCCGCGGCGGCCGCGTTCGGCGACGACCCGGGCACCGTCGAGGTGCTGATCGGCCAGATGGTCAACCTGGTCAGCGAGGGCAAGCCGGTCCGGATGTCCAAGCGCGCCGGCACCGTGATCACCATGGAGGACCTCGTCGAGGCCGTCGGCGTCGACCCGGCCCGCTACGAGCTGATCCGCTACTCGGTGGACTCCACTTTGGACGTCGACCTTGACCTGCTGCGCAAGCACTCCAACGACAACCCCGTCTACTACGTCCAGTACGCGCACGCGCGGCTGGCGTCCCTGCAGCGCAACGCGGCCGATCTGGGTATCAAGTCCACCGAGTCCACTTCGGACGTCGATTTCGGACTGCTGACGCTGCCCGCCGAGGGCGACCTGATCCGCACCATCGGCGAGTTCCCGGAAACCGTGCGCCGCGCCGCCGAAATGCGGGAGCCGCACCGGATCGCGCGCTACCTCGAAGAACTCGCGGGCGCCTACCACAAGTTCTACACCGTGGGCCGCGTGCTGCCCATGGGCGACGAAGAGGTGACCCCTCTGACGCACGCCCGGCTCGCGCTGTGCGAAGCCGCCCGCCAGGTCCTGGCGAACGGCCTCGCCCTCCTCGGTGTCTCCGCTCCGGAACGGATGTAA
- a CDS encoding DUF3105 domain-containing protein — MKAARGSVVSKKGTPWGTIIAVVAIVALAASVIIYYMVQSAPKREQADREASAASFAPTAQDPDPSKRIPGVVTATYTGSVHVLPTERVNYDKTPPFGGPHDQTWATCTGTVYPTAVRTENMVHSLEHGAVWIAYNPQQVTGEALNLLSVRAKDKPYTMMSPYPGLDKPISLQSWGHQLKLDDANDPRIDQFIAALRTNPNGVYPEVGASCDAVPGQFDPDNPPPFDPSKPGPDAKPMDYKGSTSAQGENGMPPSTPASPAPTTK, encoded by the coding sequence GTGAAGGCGGCCCGCGGTTCCGTGGTCAGCAAGAAGGGCACGCCCTGGGGCACGATCATCGCCGTGGTCGCCATCGTGGCGCTGGCCGCCTCGGTGATCATCTACTACATGGTCCAGTCGGCGCCGAAGCGGGAGCAGGCCGACCGTGAGGCCTCCGCCGCGTCGTTCGCGCCGACCGCGCAGGACCCGGACCCCTCGAAGCGCATCCCCGGCGTGGTGACCGCGACCTACACGGGCAGCGTCCACGTGCTCCCGACCGAGCGCGTCAACTACGACAAGACCCCGCCGTTCGGCGGCCCGCACGACCAGACGTGGGCCACCTGCACCGGCACCGTCTACCCGACCGCGGTCCGCACCGAGAACATGGTGCACTCCCTCGAGCACGGCGCCGTCTGGATCGCCTACAACCCGCAGCAGGTCACGGGCGAGGCGCTCAACCTGCTGAGCGTCCGGGCCAAGGACAAGCCGTACACGATGATGTCGCCGTACCCGGGTCTCGACAAGCCGATCTCGCTGCAGTCGTGGGGCCACCAGCTCAAGCTGGACGACGCCAACGACCCGCGGATCGACCAGTTCATCGCGGCGCTGCGCACCAACCCGAACGGCGTCTACCCCGAGGTCGGCGCGTCCTGCGACGCGGTCCCGGGCCAGTTCGACCCGGACAACCCGCCGCCGTTCGACCCGTCGAAGCCGGGTCCGGACGCGAAGCCGATGGACTACAAGGGCAGCACGTCCGCGCAGGGTGAGAACGGCATGCCGCCGTCGACCCCAGCCTCCCCCGCCCCGACCACGAAGTGA
- a CDS encoding DUF305 domain-containing protein: MAEADLGTEQPTWSRWVIIGGTLLAVLLLGATAGMFLTRAIDDPAAAVPAAGSVEVGFAQDMSTHHLQAVTMAGIARDRTTDPEIKQLSFDIERTQLEQVGRMKGWLMLWDKPEQPIGAPMQWMTEPMPGHGGMAPASVNSAAGPLMPGMATDTDLKKLRSLSGRAFDVFFLQLMLRHHEGGTSMAQYAAAHSTLPALKALVNSILTSQGAEMDQIKLMLSGRGAQPLPA, translated from the coding sequence ATGGCCGAAGCCGACCTCGGCACCGAGCAGCCCACCTGGTCGCGCTGGGTGATCATCGGCGGGACGCTGCTGGCGGTCCTGCTGCTCGGCGCGACGGCGGGGATGTTCCTCACCCGGGCCATCGACGACCCGGCGGCCGCGGTGCCGGCGGCCGGGTCGGTCGAGGTCGGCTTCGCCCAGGACATGTCGACGCACCACCTCCAGGCGGTGACGATGGCGGGCATCGCCCGCGACCGCACGACCGACCCGGAGATCAAGCAGCTGTCGTTCGACATCGAGCGCACGCAGCTCGAGCAGGTCGGCCGCATGAAGGGCTGGCTCATGCTGTGGGACAAGCCCGAGCAGCCGATCGGCGCCCCGATGCAGTGGATGACGGAACCGATGCCGGGCCACGGCGGCATGGCGCCGGCCTCGGTCAACTCGGCGGCCGGCCCGCTGATGCCGGGCATGGCGACGGACACGGACCTGAAGAAGCTGCGTTCCCTGTCGGGGCGCGCGTTCGACGTGTTCTTCCTGCAGCTGATGCTCCGCCACCACGAGGGCGGCACGTCGATGGCCCAGTACGCGGCGGCGCATTCGACGTTGCCGGCGTTGAAGGCGCTGGTGAACAGCATCCTGACATCGCAGGGCGCGGAGATGGACCAGATCAAGCTGATGCTCTCGGGGCGGGGCGCCCAGCCGCTGCCCGCCTGA
- a CDS encoding cation diffusion facilitator family transporter, which produces MGHGHGHGHAIAPASASGRHVRGLAIALGVGAGFMVLEFVVALTTGSLALLSDAAHMFTDVLGVGMALTAIILARRSGPTVSRTFGLYRAEVLAALANALLLFGVAGYVLIEAVGRIGDPPSVPGLPVLLAAAAGLVANLVSFAVLRAGAKESLNVRGAYLEVLADLIGSVGVLVSGAVTLLTGWRYADPIIGVAIGLWVLPRTWTLARRALRILFQHAPQGVDVGAINAELAALPGVADVHDLHVWTLTSGMEVASAHLTLAPPAKQSDVLTEAQNLLSSRYAIEHATLQVEAPQCARRCQELSW; this is translated from the coding sequence ATGGGTCACGGACACGGCCACGGGCACGCGATCGCGCCGGCGAGCGCGTCGGGACGCCACGTGCGCGGGCTGGCCATCGCCCTGGGCGTCGGCGCCGGCTTCATGGTGCTCGAGTTCGTCGTGGCCCTGACGACCGGCTCGCTGGCCCTGCTCTCGGACGCGGCGCACATGTTCACCGACGTCCTCGGCGTCGGCATGGCCCTGACCGCGATCATCCTGGCGCGGCGCAGCGGGCCCACGGTCAGCCGCACCTTCGGCCTCTACCGCGCGGAGGTGCTGGCGGCGCTCGCCAACGCGCTCCTGCTGTTCGGCGTCGCGGGGTACGTCCTCATCGAGGCCGTCGGCCGCATCGGTGACCCGCCGTCGGTCCCCGGCCTCCCGGTGCTCCTGGCCGCGGCGGCAGGCCTGGTGGCCAACCTGGTGTCGTTCGCGGTGCTGCGCGCGGGCGCGAAGGAGAGCCTCAACGTCCGCGGCGCGTACCTCGAGGTGCTGGCCGACCTGATCGGCTCGGTCGGCGTGCTGGTCAGCGGTGCGGTGACGCTGCTGACGGGCTGGCGCTACGCCGACCCGATCATCGGTGTCGCGATCGGGCTGTGGGTGCTGCCGCGCACGTGGACGCTGGCCCGCCGCGCGCTGCGCATCCTGTTCCAGCACGCACCCCAGGGCGTGGACGTCGGCGCGATCAACGCGGAGCTGGCGGCCCTGCCGGGCGTGGCGGACGTGCACGACCTGCACGTGTGGACGCTGACGTCGGGCATGGAGGTCGCTTCGGCGCACCTGACGCTGGCGCCGCCGGCGAAGCAGTCGGACGTGCTGACGGAGGCGCAGAACCTGCTGTCGTCGCGGTATGCGATCGAGCACGCGACGCTGCAGGTGGAGGCGCCGCAGTGCGCGCGCCGCTGCCAGGAGCTGTCCTGGTGA
- a CDS encoding epoxide hydrolase family protein, with amino-acid sequence MAEVFQVPLDEGDVADLRERLRRTRWPEAETVDDWSQGVPLGYVRELCRDWGEEYDFGFARRLNAFPQFRAGVDGVGLHFLHVRSPVADALPLVLTHGWPGSVLEFLDVLGPLTDPAKHGGDPADAFHVVAPSLPGFGWSDKPALKIGRVAELWDRLMVSLGYERYGAQGGDWGAAVTNALARSGRVAGVHVNFAPVRMDDDDPTPAERRALADLQEFRRTGSGYSAQQGTRPQTLGYGLTDSPAGQAAWIAEKFWAWTDHNGHPEDAVDRQRILDAISVYWFTATAASSARMYWANHDRDLSTVDVPAGVSVFPKEIVRPSRRQAERRYTDLRWFEELPAGGHFAALEQPELFVEQVRGFFRLVR; translated from the coding sequence ATGGCCGAGGTGTTCCAGGTACCTCTCGACGAAGGCGATGTCGCCGATCTGCGGGAACGGCTTCGGCGGACCCGGTGGCCCGAGGCCGAGACCGTTGATGACTGGTCGCAGGGTGTTCCGCTCGGCTATGTGCGTGAGCTCTGCCGTGACTGGGGCGAGGAGTACGACTTCGGGTTCGCGCGCCGGCTCAATGCCTTTCCGCAGTTCCGGGCCGGCGTGGACGGTGTCGGGTTGCACTTCCTGCACGTTCGCTCGCCCGTGGCCGATGCGCTGCCGCTCGTGCTCACGCACGGGTGGCCGGGGTCCGTGCTCGAGTTCCTCGATGTTCTCGGGCCGCTCACCGATCCCGCGAAGCACGGGGGCGATCCCGCCGATGCCTTCCACGTCGTCGCGCCGTCGCTGCCCGGGTTCGGGTGGAGTGACAAGCCCGCGCTGAAGATCGGGCGCGTCGCCGAGCTGTGGGACCGGCTGATGGTGTCGCTCGGCTACGAGCGCTACGGCGCCCAGGGCGGCGACTGGGGCGCCGCCGTCACCAACGCGCTCGCGCGGTCCGGTCGGGTGGCCGGGGTGCACGTCAACTTCGCGCCCGTGCGGATGGACGACGACGATCCGACGCCGGCGGAGCGGCGGGCGCTCGCCGACCTGCAGGAGTTCCGGCGGACCGGGAGCGGCTACTCCGCCCAGCAGGGCACCCGCCCGCAGACGCTCGGCTACGGCCTCACCGACTCGCCCGCCGGGCAGGCCGCGTGGATCGCCGAGAAGTTCTGGGCCTGGACCGACCACAACGGGCACCCGGAGGACGCCGTCGACCGGCAGCGCATCCTGGACGCGATTTCCGTCTACTGGTTCACCGCGACCGCCGCGTCGTCGGCGCGGATGTACTGGGCGAACCACGACCGTGATCTGTCCACAGTGGATGTTCCGGCCGGGGTTTCGGTTTTTCCCAAGGAGATCGTCCGGCCGTCGCGGCGGCAGGCCGAGCGGCGGTACACCGACCTGCGCTGGTTCGAGGAGCTGCCCGCCGGCGGGCACTTCGCGGCGCTCGAGCAGCCCGAGCTGTTCGTCGAGCAGGTCCGCGGCTTCTTCCGGCTCGTGCGCTGA
- a CDS encoding RNA polymerase sigma factor: MEPVDDLSATLARAQRGDEDAFRLLYRSVQPGLCRYLRVLVGQDAEDVASEAWLQITRDLASFRGDADGFRAWTATIGRNRALDHLRHRRRRPVAEAPAEWFPERPAPDDTAGAAIEATATDAALALIATLPRDQAEAVVLRAVVGLDAKAAAAVLGKRPGAVRTAAYRALRTLADRLGGRV; the protein is encoded by the coding sequence GTGGAGCCCGTCGACGACCTCTCGGCGACGCTGGCGCGGGCGCAACGCGGCGACGAGGACGCGTTCCGCCTGCTGTACCGGTCGGTGCAGCCCGGCCTGTGCCGCTACCTGCGGGTCCTGGTCGGACAGGACGCCGAGGACGTCGCCTCCGAAGCGTGGCTGCAGATCACCCGCGACCTGGCCTCGTTCCGCGGCGACGCGGACGGCTTCCGCGCGTGGACCGCGACGATCGGCCGGAACCGGGCGCTGGACCACCTGCGGCACCGGCGCCGCCGCCCGGTCGCCGAAGCGCCGGCGGAGTGGTTTCCCGAGCGGCCCGCGCCCGACGACACGGCCGGGGCGGCCATCGAGGCGACGGCGACCGACGCGGCACTCGCGCTGATCGCGACGCTGCCGCGTGACCAGGCCGAGGCGGTGGTGCTGCGGGCCGTGGTCGGGCTCGACGCCAAGGCGGCCGCGGCCGTGCTGGGGAAGCGCCCCGGCGCCGTCCGCACCGCCGCCTACCGGGCACTTCGCACGCTCGCCGACCGTCTCGGCGGCCGGGTGTGA
- a CDS encoding pectate lyase, which produces MGSSGRTKKALTAAVALVTVVALAPPSAAAATTLFVAPNGKDSAAGTLADPTTLTAALTRVGAGDTISLRGGTYSFAQTVTIAPGNSGTSSARKTLSAYAGEKPVLNFSAMKEDPANRGLAVNGSYWRVAGIVVERAGDNGIFVGGSNNVIERVVTRFNRDSGLQISRIASSTPKDQWPSNNLVVSSESHDNADSDGEDADGFAAKLTSGPGNVFRHDVSHNNIDDGWDLYTKTDTGPIGPVTIEDSLAYANGTLSNGTVNKNGDRNGYKLGGDKIAVNHIVRRDIAYRNGHHGFTYNSNPGSMTVSDNVGIDNAERNFSFDTGTSVFRNDTSCRFASGGSNDKTVGNVDSSDQFWTGKNGARCSSYAGTMKWSFASDGRLVVTFG; this is translated from the coding sequence ATGGGTTCATCCGGACGCACCAAGAAAGCGCTTACAGCGGCCGTCGCGCTGGTCACGGTGGTCGCGCTCGCACCGCCGTCCGCTGCCGCTGCCACCACCTTGTTCGTGGCTCCCAACGGCAAGGACTCCGCCGCCGGGACGCTGGCGGATCCGACGACGCTCACCGCCGCCCTCACCCGCGTCGGTGCCGGTGACACCATTTCGCTCCGGGGCGGTACCTACTCCTTCGCCCAGACCGTCACCATCGCGCCCGGCAACAGCGGCACTTCGAGCGCGCGCAAGACGCTGTCGGCCTACGCCGGCGAGAAGCCCGTGCTGAACTTCTCGGCCATGAAAGAAGATCCAGCCAACCGGGGGCTCGCCGTCAACGGTTCGTACTGGCGCGTCGCCGGCATCGTCGTCGAACGCGCCGGGGACAACGGGATCTTCGTCGGCGGGAGCAACAACGTCATCGAACGCGTGGTGACCCGCTTCAACCGCGACTCCGGGCTGCAGATCTCGCGGATCGCGTCGAGCACGCCGAAGGACCAGTGGCCGTCGAACAACCTCGTCGTCAGCTCCGAATCCCACGACAACGCCGACTCCGACGGCGAGGACGCCGACGGGTTCGCCGCGAAGCTCACTTCCGGGCCCGGCAACGTCTTCCGCCACGACGTCTCCCACAACAACATCGACGACGGCTGGGACCTCTACACCAAGACCGACACCGGCCCGATCGGCCCGGTGACCATCGAGGACTCCCTCGCCTACGCCAACGGCACCCTCAGCAACGGCACGGTCAACAAGAACGGCGACCGCAACGGCTACAAGCTCGGCGGCGACAAGATAGCGGTCAACCACATCGTCCGGCGCGACATCGCCTACCGCAACGGCCACCACGGCTTCACCTACAACAGCAACCCCGGGTCGATGACCGTTTCGGACAACGTCGGCATCGACAACGCCGAACGCAACTTCTCCTTCGACACCGGGACTTCGGTGTTCCGCAACGACACCTCGTGCCGCTTCGCCAGTGGCGGCTCGAACGACAAGACCGTGGGCAACGTCGACAGCTCGGACCAGTTCTGGACCGGCAAGAACGGGGCACGCTGCTCGTCCTACGCCGGCACGATGAAGTGGTCCTTCGCTTCCGACGGACGGCTCGTGGTCACCTTCGGCTGA
- a CDS encoding YggT family protein, whose amino-acid sequence MGALGTLLGFLLSLYLLVLVARMVLDWVAVLANTPPWARRARGLAYAATEPVIGPVRRVVRPVRIGGLSLDLAFTLVFIGVIVLRSIVYAL is encoded by the coding sequence ATGGGTGCACTGGGAACACTGCTCGGCTTCCTGCTGAGCCTGTACCTGCTGGTGCTGGTCGCGCGGATGGTGCTCGACTGGGTCGCGGTGCTGGCGAACACACCGCCCTGGGCGCGGCGCGCGCGGGGGCTGGCCTACGCCGCGACCGAGCCGGTGATCGGGCCGGTGCGGCGGGTCGTGCGGCCGGTGCGGATCGGCGGGCTCTCGCTCGACCTGGCCTTCACGCTGGTCTTCATCGGCGTGATCGTCCTGCGAAGCATCGTGTACGCGCTTTAG
- a CDS encoding TetR/AcrR family transcriptional regulator, whose product MTRVDRAAEGRIQDDGEGIVEARILDAAAHLIAEEGFGRLKVGSVCARSGYARSVIFQHFGDKDGLGQRLVEHAVEEFTDAYSEAVAARTGSANATPMDMLRALLDIIFELIRTMPTLNQAFLALWGDAAAEYSGLRGALTEADRRFRFAIAQTVASGVADGSITGVHDPDSYASALLAQLRGISMQALIDPDGVDLRGLRAELERSVDRLSAGFRGSL is encoded by the coding sequence ATGACCCGGGTGGACCGCGCCGCCGAAGGCCGGATCCAGGACGACGGCGAGGGCATCGTCGAGGCACGCATCCTGGATGCCGCTGCTCACCTGATCGCCGAAGAGGGCTTCGGCAGGCTGAAGGTCGGCAGCGTCTGCGCCCGTTCGGGCTACGCGCGGTCGGTGATCTTCCAGCACTTCGGCGACAAGGACGGGCTCGGGCAGCGGCTCGTCGAGCACGCCGTCGAGGAGTTCACCGACGCCTACAGCGAGGCTGTCGCGGCCCGGACCGGGTCGGCGAACGCGACGCCGATGGACATGCTGCGGGCGCTGCTGGACATCATCTTCGAGCTGATCCGCACGATGCCGACGCTCAACCAGGCTTTCCTGGCGCTCTGGGGCGACGCGGCGGCGGAGTACTCGGGCCTGCGCGGCGCGCTGACGGAGGCCGACCGCCGGTTCCGGTTCGCCATCGCGCAGACCGTGGCCAGCGGGGTCGCGGACGGTTCCATCACCGGCGTCCACGACCCCGATTCGTACGCCTCGGCGCTGCTCGCCCAGCTGCGCGGGATCTCGATGCAGGCGCTGATCGACCCCGACGGCGTCGACCTGCGCGGCCTGCGCGCCGAGCTGGAGCGCAGCGTCGACCGGCTTTCCGCGGGCTTCCGCGGCTCGCTCTAA